From the genome of Sulfurovum sp. NBC37-1, one region includes:
- a CDS encoding exo-beta-N-acetylmuramidase NamZ family protein, with translation MGIVKKTVQIIGICLLFSAALLAGKITPAAERPELYLPLLKGKKVALVVNHSSLAGGIHLVDYLLKHGIKVKKIFVPEHGFRGTADAGAHLGNSRDRSTGLPIVSLYGKHKKPTRKDLKGIDLILFDIQDVGVRFYTYLSTLHYVMEAGAEQRIEVMVLDRPNPNGHYIDGPVLKKKYRSFVGLDPVPVVYGMTIGEYARMLNGERWLKHGVQANLTVIPLKNYTHGSFYSLPVKPSPNLPNDRAVMLYPSLAFFEGTVISAGRGSAKPFQLYGAPKYRVKKFSFVPRSRPGARYPKYKGKRCYGVDLSRVDMGKERRRKRLNLSYLRDAYTKYIDKKHFFLRNGFFDRLAGTDQLREQIISGASEAAIRKSWEKDLRKFRKVRAKYLLYP, from the coding sequence ATGGGTATTGTAAAAAAAACCGTACAGATCATAGGGATATGCCTCCTTTTTTCAGCTGCACTTCTTGCAGGGAAGATCACGCCGGCGGCTGAACGTCCCGAATTGTATCTGCCGCTCTTAAAAGGGAAGAAGGTCGCGCTGGTGGTCAATCACTCCTCTTTGGCCGGTGGAATACATCTTGTGGATTATCTGTTGAAACATGGTATCAAGGTCAAAAAGATCTTCGTGCCGGAGCATGGTTTTCGCGGAACGGCAGATGCAGGTGCACATCTTGGGAACAGCCGTGACCGAAGCACGGGACTGCCTATCGTTTCTCTCTATGGTAAGCATAAAAAACCCACCAGAAAGGACCTGAAGGGGATCGATCTGATCCTTTTCGACATACAGGATGTGGGTGTACGGTTCTATACTTATCTCTCGACATTGCATTATGTCATGGAAGCGGGAGCTGAGCAGCGCATTGAGGTCATGGTCCTGGACAGGCCCAATCCCAATGGGCATTACATCGATGGTCCTGTTCTAAAGAAGAAATACCGCTCTTTTGTCGGCCTTGACCCGGTGCCGGTCGTGTACGGCATGACCATCGGGGAGTATGCCAGAATGCTCAATGGAGAGAGGTGGCTGAAGCATGGTGTACAGGCGAATCTAACCGTCATACCCCTGAAGAACTATACCCATGGCTCCTTCTACTCCCTGCCTGTCAAACCCTCTCCCAATCTGCCAAACGACAGGGCGGTGATGCTCTACCCCTCACTGGCATTCTTTGAGGGAACGGTCATCTCTGCAGGCCGAGGGAGCGCCAAGCCTTTTCAACTCTACGGGGCACCCAAATACAGGGTTAAAAAATTCTCATTTGTGCCAAGGTCGAGACCCGGGGCCAGATACCCAAAGTACAAAGGAAAGCGGTGTTACGGGGTTGATCTGAGCAGAGTGGACATGGGAAAAGAACGTCGCAGAAAGCGGCTGAACCTCTCTTATCTGCGGGATGCCTATACCAAGTACATCGATAAAAAGCATTTTTTCCTCAGGAACGGTTTTTTTGACAGGCTGGCAGGAACGGATCAGTTACGAGAACAGATCATTTCCGGAGCTTCCGAGGCAGCAATACGAAAAAGCTGGGAAAAAGACCTTCGAAAGTTCAGAAAGGTACGTGCAAAATATCTTCTCTATCCGTAA
- a CDS encoding DEAD/DEAH box helicase — MKFTDFNLKDTIQAAVAEAGFKEPSPVQKDAIPLVLEGHDMIAQAQTGTGKTAAFGLPIMSMMKADGSVEGLVIVPTRELAMQVSDELFRFGKLSGLKTATVYGGTAYGKQIERIKQASIVVATPGRLQDLLMSGKIKLNPHFVVLDEADEMLDMGFLDEIKNIFTFLPKERQTLMFSATMPNGIRKLAEQILNNPKTVSITKSESTNSKITQYYYVVQERERDDALVRLIDYKNPEKCIIFCRMKKEVDRLVAHLTAQGFKVSGLHGDMEQKQREVTIRAFKQGGIDIFVATDVAARGLDVNDVTHVFNYHIPFDSESYVHRIGRTGRAGKTGEAITLVSPNELRTIKRIEKDVGTKMTTQVIPTRIEVQNNRNDELIAKIAQTQITDKAIELVKTLQHDLDIVTIAHLLASMVQSEISVKGKDNIGLGLEEIELLIERAMQNRGGGGGGRNRGRGGYRGNNRRRSGGGDRNKHGRNGRSGRNGGQGSNRG; from the coding sequence ATGAAATTTACAGATTTTAACCTCAAAGACACCATTCAGGCTGCCGTAGCGGAAGCCGGATTCAAAGAACCAAGCCCCGTACAGAAAGATGCCATCCCTCTCGTTCTCGAAGGACACGACATGATCGCACAGGCACAGACAGGTACAGGAAAGACCGCTGCGTTCGGCCTGCCTATCATGAGCATGATGAAAGCAGACGGTTCCGTTGAAGGCCTGGTCATCGTCCCGACACGTGAACTTGCCATGCAGGTGAGCGACGAACTTTTCCGTTTCGGGAAGCTTTCAGGACTCAAAACAGCCACCGTTTACGGCGGTACAGCTTACGGTAAGCAGATCGAGCGTATCAAGCAGGCTTCCATAGTAGTGGCTACTCCGGGACGTCTTCAGGACCTTTTGATGAGCGGGAAGATCAAGCTCAACCCACATTTCGTCGTTCTCGATGAAGCAGACGAAATGCTCGATATGGGTTTCCTCGACGAGATCAAGAACATCTTCACCTTCCTCCCAAAAGAGCGTCAGACACTGATGTTCTCAGCGACCATGCCCAATGGCATCAGAAAACTTGCAGAGCAAATTCTTAACAATCCCAAAACGGTTTCCATCACAAAAAGTGAAAGTACCAACTCCAAAATCACACAGTACTATTACGTGGTTCAGGAGAGAGAAAGAGACGATGCACTTGTCAGACTCATCGACTACAAGAACCCGGAAAAATGTATCATCTTCTGCCGTATGAAAAAAGAGGTAGACAGACTCGTCGCGCACCTGACAGCCCAGGGCTTCAAGGTAAGCGGCCTTCACGGTGACATGGAACAAAAACAGAGAGAAGTAACTATCAGGGCTTTCAAACAGGGTGGCATAGACATTTTCGTGGCAACTGACGTTGCGGCACGTGGTCTGGATGTCAATGACGTCACACACGTTTTCAACTACCATATCCCGTTCGATTCCGAGTCTTACGTTCACCGTATCGGCCGTACAGGACGTGCCGGAAAAACAGGTGAGGCCATTACTTTGGTAAGCCCCAACGAACTTCGAACCATCAAACGTATCGAGAAAGATGTAGGGACAAAAATGACCACACAAGTCATCCCTACCCGTATAGAAGTGCAGAACAACCGTAACGATGAGCTCATCGCGAAGATCGCCCAGACTCAGATCACCGACAAGGCGATCGAACTGGTCAAAACACTGCAGCATGACCTCGACATCGTGACCATTGCACACCTGCTTGCCTCCATGGTACAGTCGGAAATCTCCGTCAAAGGAAAAGACAACATCGGGCTTGGCCTTGAAGAAATCGAACTGCTCATCGAAAGGGCCATGCAGAACAGAGGCGGTGGCGGTGGCGGCCGTAACCGCGGACGCGGCGGATACCGTGGCAACAACAGAAGAAGGTCCGGTGGCGGAGACCGCAACAAACACGGACGCAACGGCAGAAGCGGACGTAACGGCGGTCAGGGCAGCAATAGAGGCTAA
- a CDS encoding intermembrane transport protein PqiB, which yields MPEQLPQVEESTKFNFFTSIWIVPFIALIIAGWLAYQYYSELGPEIKIIFPNNEGLKAGQSQIKYKDVPVGTVRKITLQEDGNGVVVIARMDKVAEPYLNDSAKFWIVKPELGVSGISGLDTLISGNYIGIASKKGGILKKNFVGMEHAYRSDKNGEYFVLRTPRGDSAVKTGTPIYLKNIRVGRVEYVMLGLDDVFVDVIVFIDKRYVPYVHTDSKFWVRSTLDAEIVNGSLDVNVAPVADLLQGAIEFSTTGRDANRTVPDTFAFLLHKNKSSVNTKKLGHEKKEIDFFMLHTEDSIAKLKIGSPVRYDGFKIGSVVEITLSYDKKTHKMNGTVLTEIDTSVFDDLSDANDTGRENLYRAVEEGLRARVDTIDPITGRLYVNLFFTDSDGNKSMEETGKYARIPTVRSVNGDMMAGLLKIMDKINRLPIEELVASLNKVVKESEKPVKNANVVLEELKKTVKNLNTLTGKKSFARMPDEVDNALKELTRTLKTTQKVVKGYGNNSLLSRQISETLKTVSKTSREMQEFLKMLNRKPNSLIFGDK from the coding sequence ATGCCGGAACAGTTGCCACAGGTAGAGGAATCCACCAAATTCAATTTTTTCACTTCTATCTGGATCGTTCCTTTCATCGCCCTCATCATTGCAGGATGGTTGGCGTACCAGTACTACTCCGAACTGGGCCCGGAGATTAAAATTATTTTCCCCAACAATGAAGGGCTCAAAGCTGGACAGAGTCAGATAAAGTACAAAGATGTTCCTGTGGGTACGGTCAGGAAGATCACCTTGCAGGAAGACGGTAACGGTGTCGTTGTCATCGCGCGGATGGACAAGGTGGCAGAGCCATACCTGAACGATAGTGCCAAATTCTGGATCGTCAAACCCGAACTGGGTGTTTCCGGTATTTCGGGACTCGATACGCTGATCTCGGGTAACTACATAGGTATCGCCTCCAAAAAGGGTGGCATACTGAAGAAAAACTTTGTTGGAATGGAACATGCCTACCGAAGTGACAAGAACGGAGAATACTTTGTCCTGAGAACACCGCGCGGAGACAGTGCGGTCAAGACCGGAACACCGATCTATCTGAAAAATATCAGGGTAGGGCGTGTCGAGTATGTGATGCTGGGACTCGATGATGTTTTTGTGGATGTGATCGTTTTCATCGATAAAAGGTATGTTCCCTATGTCCATACCGACTCGAAATTCTGGGTGAGAAGCACGCTGGATGCCGAAATAGTGAACGGCTCACTCGATGTCAATGTGGCTCCCGTAGCAGACCTCTTGCAGGGTGCCATAGAATTCTCCACGACGGGCAGGGATGCCAACCGCACCGTACCGGATACTTTTGCTTTCCTTCTGCACAAGAACAAAAGTTCGGTCAACACCAAAAAACTGGGCCATGAGAAGAAAGAGATCGATTTCTTTATGCTCCATACGGAAGACTCCATCGCCAAACTGAAGATCGGATCCCCGGTCCGGTATGACGGTTTCAAGATCGGCTCCGTTGTGGAGATCACGCTCTCCTATGACAAGAAGACTCACAAAATGAACGGTACGGTACTCACGGAGATAGACACATCCGTCTTTGACGATCTTTCCGATGCGAACGATACAGGGAGAGAAAACCTCTACCGGGCAGTAGAAGAGGGCCTGCGCGCACGTGTTGACACAATTGACCCTATCACAGGAAGGCTCTATGTCAACCTCTTTTTCACCGACTCTGACGGGAACAAAAGCATGGAAGAAACAGGAAAATATGCACGCATCCCGACCGTACGTTCTGTCAACGGCGATATGATGGCAGGACTGTTGAAGATCATGGATAAGATCAACCGACTGCCTATAGAGGAGCTCGTTGCTTCACTGAACAAAGTGGTCAAAGAGAGCGAAAAACCAGTCAAGAATGCCAATGTGGTCCTTGAAGAACTGAAAAAGACAGTGAAGAACCTCAATACGCTTACCGGCAAGAAGAGCTTTGCAAGAATGCCCGATGAGGTCGACAATGCACTCAAAGAGTTGACACGAACGCTGAAGACGACGCAAAAAGTCGTCAAAGGCTATGGGAACAATTCTCTGCTCAGCCGGCAGATCTCGGAGACGCTCAAAACGGTTTCCAAGACTTCCCGAGAGATGCAGGAGTTCCTCAAGATGCTTAACCGCAAACCAAATTCACTCATTTTCGGAGACAAATAA
- a CDS encoding beta-N-acetylhexosaminidase has translation MHQACRERAGGNETVNPFKKYFMMSPLILMLWICIAVPHILFAQYNINVIIPKPQKLIKGSGEFQLNKQSRYRSDTPLADNAIRYLQEHLKRNADYSLKKETISTKNTIRFHYNTKKIRKPEAYRLRIDKEQISIEARDRAGFFYAVISLMQLMDPAIWRNAKGRKIRQWQISSCTIEDYPRYRWRGMMLDVSRNFFSNAYIKKFIDRMAQQKLNRFHWHLTDDEGWRIEIKKYPLLTKVGAKRGPGTKLPFSTFPAMRGPKNRIQSGYYTQSDIREIVAYAKARSIEILPEIDMPGHSKAAITAYSKLLQDPKDKSRYHSVQRVSNNTINPGMDSTYIFLDNVITEVSRLFPFGYIHLGGDEVPKGAWSGSPAVKELMRKKGLKHTREIQNYFFGRMDSILAKHGKKMIAWQEVLSGKPRLRQGDIFMAWKSPKAGFKIIKKHRNAIMAPVQYLYFDQQYVRSKKEPGHTWSTPVSTRKTYSFNPGSSRYLKGVQACLWSETLLNEKIADYLAWPRSFALSEVAWTEQKRRNWKDFRKRVKNRGLKRLQIQNIHYRP, from the coding sequence GTGCATCAGGCATGCAGGGAGCGTGCGGGTGGTAACGAAACAGTGAATCCTTTTAAAAAGTACTTCATGATGTCACCACTGATCTTGATGCTATGGATTTGTATCGCCGTACCGCACATTCTGTTTGCACAGTACAATATCAATGTCATCATTCCCAAACCCCAGAAACTCATCAAGGGCAGCGGTGAATTTCAACTGAATAAACAGAGTCGTTACCGCTCCGATACCCCTCTAGCCGACAATGCCATACGCTATCTGCAGGAACATTTGAAACGGAATGCAGATTACTCACTGAAAAAAGAGACTATATCCACAAAAAATACCATCCGCTTCCACTACAACACCAAAAAGATCAGAAAACCCGAAGCCTACAGACTCAGAATAGACAAAGAGCAGATCAGTATCGAAGCAAGAGACAGGGCCGGTTTTTTCTATGCGGTCATTTCACTGATGCAGCTGATGGATCCGGCTATTTGGCGCAATGCGAAAGGCAGGAAGATCAGGCAGTGGCAGATCTCCTCCTGCACCATCGAGGACTATCCGCGTTACCGCTGGCGGGGCATGATGCTCGATGTCTCGCGAAACTTCTTCTCCAACGCCTATATCAAAAAGTTCATAGACCGTATGGCACAGCAGAAACTCAACCGCTTCCACTGGCACCTGACCGATGATGAGGGGTGGCGCATCGAGATCAAGAAGTATCCGCTGCTCACGAAGGTAGGCGCGAAGCGCGGACCGGGAACGAAGCTGCCATTCTCCACTTTTCCAGCCATGCGCGGACCGAAGAACAGGATACAGTCAGGGTACTACACCCAAAGTGACATCAGAGAGATCGTCGCCTATGCCAAAGCCCGTTCCATAGAGATACTGCCGGAGATAGACATGCCCGGCCACAGTAAAGCGGCCATTACAGCCTATTCCAAACTGTTGCAGGACCCCAAAGACAAAAGCCGTTACCACTCCGTACAGAGGGTCAGCAACAATACGATCAACCCCGGAATGGACAGCACTTACATCTTTCTGGACAATGTCATTACCGAGGTCAGCAGGCTCTTTCCTTTCGGATACATCCATCTGGGAGGCGACGAAGTTCCAAAAGGGGCATGGAGCGGATCGCCTGCAGTGAAGGAACTGATGCGTAAAAAAGGTTTGAAGCATACCAGGGAAATACAGAATTATTTTTTTGGCAGAATGGACAGTATCCTTGCAAAACACGGCAAAAAGATGATCGCCTGGCAGGAGGTTCTTTCAGGAAAACCGAGACTGCGGCAGGGTGATATCTTCATGGCATGGAAAAGCCCAAAAGCGGGCTTCAAGATCATAAAGAAGCATCGCAATGCCATCATGGCACCGGTACAGTACCTCTACTTCGACCAGCAGTACGTCAGAAGCAAAAAAGAGCCGGGGCACACCTGGTCCACACCTGTCAGCACAAGAAAGACCTACAGCTTCAACCCCGGAAGTTCCCGCTATCTCAAAGGTGTACAGGCCTGCCTTTGGTCGGAAACACTACTCAATGAAAAGATAGCCGACTACCTGGCATGGCCCAGGAGCTTTGCCCTCTCGGAAGTGGCATGGACGGAGCAAAAGAGGCGGAATTGGAAGGATTTTCGGAAGCGGGTTAAAAATAGAGGCCTTAAGAGGTTACAGATCCAGAATATCCATTACAGACCATAA
- a CDS encoding paraquat-inducible protein A → MKIENEDALDNLVICPQCHTLHHEIPIKDGAKACCSECNSVMYRYDSRLAEHGLALSITALIFFFVANFFPLVKIELLGNEQFITIPKTIMSLFDNGFFIVGMLCAFLIFIFPLMIFLLYLLVFMLLKFGKGEHLSKELLVLLSQLKPWSMSDIFLISILVALVKLIGYAQIHMGIAFWALIVFVLLDIYVTRSIHISEIWMLRKRVFLRQKSQKEAV, encoded by the coding sequence ATGAAAATTGAAAACGAAGATGCCCTTGACAATCTTGTCATCTGTCCCCAGTGCCATACTCTCCACCATGAGATACCCATAAAAGACGGAGCCAAAGCCTGCTGTTCGGAATGCAACAGTGTTATGTACCGTTATGACAGCCGTCTGGCGGAACACGGACTGGCTTTGAGCATTACGGCGCTCATTTTCTTTTTTGTTGCCAACTTTTTCCCCCTGGTCAAGATAGAGTTGCTGGGAAACGAACAGTTCATTACGATCCCGAAGACGATCATGAGTCTGTTCGACAATGGGTTTTTCATTGTAGGAATGCTTTGCGCTTTTCTGATATTCATTTTCCCGTTGATGATCTTTCTGCTCTATCTGCTTGTTTTTATGCTTTTGAAGTTCGGTAAAGGGGAGCATCTGAGCAAAGAGCTGCTGGTACTGCTCTCACAACTCAAACCCTGGAGTATGAGCGATATCTTTCTCATCAGCATCCTCGTTGCGCTGGTTAAACTCATAGGCTATGCCCAGATCCATATGGGGATCGCTTTCTGGGCGCTGATCGTTTTCGTTTTGCTCGACATCTATGTGACACGGAGTATCCACATCTCGGAGATTTGGATGCTGAGAAAAAGAGTATTTCTGAGACAAAAGTCCCAAAAGGAAGCCGTATGA
- a CDS encoding ATP-dependent DNA helicase yields the protein MASKTDVLEALKHSNVFLTGGAGVGKSYITNEVISDYRKRGKQVVALGSTGVSAVNIGGFTVHSFFAFGIASNFDELAVSDKRAKKRLSNLKKVLKATDLIIIDEISMVSTDLLDMIAYRLNNYGYLGKVLFVGDFFQLPPVQKQNKRNDVFGEKLYAFESMAWERFDLTVIELTEMKRTQDAEFTHILSKVRKGVCDEEVVQYMMRLWNNEGLEKDPTCLYGRNLEVEQTNRARINELETEETILFANIEMFGKVHEKKLAGWKNMLPVPEQLTLKEGVPILFTVNKWGKFVNGERGILKKIEEDYLIVEKEDEYVRVERHDFDLLDMAVREDGTIETMSLATLSQFPLKLAYAVTIHKSQGMSIDNLVCNVDNIFAPSQFYVAISRAIDPKRLKIDFSRGDLSQYLQRVIHVDQRVVAYYRDLPVME from the coding sequence ATGGCAAGTAAAACTGATGTACTTGAAGCACTGAAACATTCCAATGTCTTTCTGACCGGAGGTGCGGGGGTAGGGAAAAGCTACATTACCAACGAAGTGATCTCTGACTACAGAAAACGCGGAAAACAGGTGGTGGCACTGGGTTCGACAGGCGTGAGCGCCGTGAACATCGGGGGGTTTACCGTACACAGTTTTTTTGCTTTTGGTATCGCCTCTAATTTCGATGAACTTGCCGTTTCGGACAAACGTGCCAAAAAGCGCCTGAGTAATCTTAAAAAAGTTCTCAAGGCCACCGATCTGATCATCATCGACGAGATCTCGATGGTCAGTACCGACCTGCTTGACATGATCGCTTATCGGCTCAACAATTACGGCTATCTGGGCAAAGTACTTTTTGTGGGAGACTTCTTTCAGCTGCCGCCGGTGCAGAAACAGAACAAACGCAACGATGTCTTCGGTGAGAAACTCTATGCCTTCGAGAGCATGGCGTGGGAACGTTTCGATCTGACGGTCATCGAATTGACCGAAATGAAACGGACACAGGATGCGGAGTTCACACACATCCTTTCCAAAGTACGCAAGGGTGTCTGCGACGAAGAGGTAGTACAGTACATGATGCGCCTCTGGAACAATGAAGGCCTGGAAAAGGACCCGACCTGTCTTTATGGCCGAAATCTTGAGGTCGAACAGACCAACCGTGCCAGGATCAACGAACTTGAGACTGAAGAGACCATCCTTTTTGCCAATATCGAAATGTTCGGCAAGGTACACGAAAAGAAACTGGCAGGGTGGAAGAATATGCTGCCCGTCCCCGAACAGCTGACCCTTAAAGAGGGCGTGCCCATTCTCTTTACCGTGAATAAATGGGGCAAATTCGTCAACGGGGAGCGGGGAATACTCAAAAAGATAGAAGAGGACTACCTCATTGTCGAGAAGGAGGATGAGTACGTCCGTGTGGAACGCCATGACTTCGACCTGCTCGATATGGCTGTCAGGGAGGATGGTACCATCGAAACGATGTCTCTGGCTACCCTCTCGCAGTTCCCGCTGAAGCTCGCCTATGCCGTGACCATCCACAAGTCGCAGGGCATGAGCATCGACAATCTGGTGTGCAATGTGGACAACATCTTCGCGCCAAGCCAGTTCTACGTAGCCATTTCAAGGGCCATCGACCCCAAACGGCTGAAGATCGATTTCAGCCGGGGTGACCTTTCACAGTATCTGCAGCGGGTGATCCATGTGGATCAGAGAGTGGTAGCGTATTACCGGGACCTGCCCGTTATGGAATAG
- a CDS encoding diacylglycerol kinase family protein, with protein sequence MKILSIGKQLSHHTLAITSIETSELRKHHDLEQYDYVIINGGDGTIRRVLNQIHSLNSVPTFILNPTGSFNVVARIHRAPEIGSVLDRLTKGETPRTQKHHLFKMNDELFLFSAGNMGDLQHIFLSETFRFGWLKHGMAKYILAVIFLFPVHLIMTPFMLMSSTRFFIFTPARFIKKFGSFYGEVHEIDIDLDNDYNMIELDGDIVNVKGRHLCIRHAGSVRVVTKQ encoded by the coding sequence ATGAAGATACTCTCGATAGGGAAACAGCTTTCCCACCACACATTGGCCATCACTTCCATCGAGACCTCCGAACTGCGCAAGCACCATGATCTCGAGCAGTATGACTACGTCATCATCAACGGCGGAGACGGAACCATCAGGCGTGTACTGAACCAGATTCACAGCCTGAACAGTGTGCCCACCTTCATTCTCAACCCTACCGGTTCCTTCAACGTAGTCGCCAGGATACACCGGGCTCCAGAGATCGGTTCCGTACTCGACAGGCTCACCAAAGGCGAAACACCCAGAACACAGAAACACCACCTCTTTAAAATGAATGACGAACTTTTCCTCTTCTCTGCCGGGAACATGGGTGACCTGCAGCATATCTTCCTCTCTGAGACTTTTCGTTTCGGCTGGCTCAAACACGGTATGGCCAAATACATCCTCGCCGTGATCTTCCTCTTCCCCGTACATCTCATCATGACACCGTTCATGCTGATGAGTAGTACACGTTTCTTCATCTTTACTCCTGCGCGTTTCATCAAAAAATTCGGGAGTTTTTACGGTGAGGTACATGAGATCGATATAGACCTTGACAATGACTACAATATGATCGAACTCGATGGTGACATCGTAAATGTCAAAGGAAGGCATTTGTGCATCAGGCATGCAGGGAGCGTGCGGGTGGTAACGAAACAGTGA
- a CDS encoding paraquat-inducible protein A, giving the protein MIEVKEEDLLRCPTCEAVNIDKGSRNICRRCGSHIYKHRRYKTEKSWAYLITAIIAYIPANLYPMLITSQFGSKEGSTIIGGVILLWEHGSYPIAAIIFFASIMIPIVKFLVLIYLLISVKYPLGKDSKVNKHKLYYMTEAIGPWSMIDVFVVAILMALIHLANIEIIAGTAATAFALSVFFTLLAAHAFDESLIRGTVKPQSKENR; this is encoded by the coding sequence ATGATAGAGGTCAAAGAGGAAGACCTGCTACGCTGTCCGACCTGTGAAGCGGTCAATATAGACAAGGGAAGCAGGAATATCTGCAGGCGCTGTGGTTCTCACATCTACAAACACAGACGGTACAAGACGGAGAAGAGCTGGGCCTACCTCATTACCGCGATAATTGCCTACATTCCCGCGAACCTCTATCCGATGCTGATCACTTCGCAGTTCGGCAGCAAAGAAGGCAGTACAATCATCGGCGGGGTCATCTTGTTGTGGGAACACGGTTCCTACCCCATAGCCGCGATCATCTTCTTTGCTTCCATCATGATACCCATCGTGAAATTCCTGGTTTTGATTTATCTGTTAATTAGTGTAAAATACCCTCTCGGAAAAGACAGTAAGGTGAACAAGCACAAACTTTACTATATGACGGAGGCGATCGGTCCCTGGTCGATGATAGACGTTTTCGTTGTGGCCATTCTGATGGCGCTGATACATCTGGCGAACATAGAGATCATCGCAGGAACGGCAGCCACGGCTTTTGCACTTTCCGTATTTTTTACCCTTTTGGCAGCACATGCCTTCGATGAAAGTCTGATCAGGGGAACCGTTAAGCCACAGAGCAAGGAGAACAGATAG
- a CDS encoding phosphoribosyltransferase: MFKDRKDAGRKLAIALQKYKDTDTLVLAIPRGGVELGCEVAQALHCDFSLLICRKLPYPNNPESGFGAIAEDGSLYINTLAASFVPQSEIDRIIQEQAGEIQRRIAKLRDGQPLPQIKGRTVILIDDGIAMGSTMHAAVTLCRKQEAAKIVIAVPVAGREAIEEFSRLVDEIVVLESPRDFHAVAQVYENWYDVSDAEVLELIKKMKYE, translated from the coding sequence GTGTTCAAAGATCGAAAAGATGCCGGTCGGAAACTGGCGATTGCCCTTCAAAAATACAAAGATACTGATACTCTGGTTCTTGCCATACCCAGAGGCGGTGTTGAACTGGGATGTGAGGTCGCCCAGGCGCTGCATTGCGACTTTTCCTTGCTCATTTGCCGCAAACTTCCCTATCCGAATAACCCGGAAAGCGGATTCGGTGCCATCGCCGAAGACGGTTCACTCTACATCAACACCCTCGCCGCTTCTTTTGTACCGCAGTCCGAGATCGACAGGATCATCCAGGAACAGGCCGGAGAGATACAAAGACGTATCGCCAAACTCAGGGACGGACAACCTCTGCCACAAATCAAAGGGCGTACCGTGATCCTTATTGATGATGGCATAGCCATGGGCTCGACCATGCACGCCGCCGTCACACTCTGTAGAAAACAGGAAGCTGCAAAGATCGTAATCGCCGTACCTGTAGCCGGACGTGAAGCCATAGAAGAATTTTCCAGACTGGTCGATGAGATTGTCGTGCTGGAATCACCCAGGGATTTTCATGCAGTGGCCCAGGTCTATGAGAACTGGTATGATGTGAGTGATGCAGAGGTACTGGAGTTGATAAAAAAGATGAAATACGAGTAA
- a CDS encoding PqiC family protein, protein MFKTKIIPILLLLLLGGCGTSSYYVLSTAPQPTTTYSHIRGAIGVEKVSVPKYLFKREIAVAKSNSQVTFISGANWAEDVDEGLTQRLIGYLQKKFNKPEVYSYPWGVSSQPRIKVKVQISRFIAQGDRVYLDASIRLENMQTSKRKAKLFSTSVPSGSSAASIVAAMDKAFDQLEEQVALGIRALFIPHN, encoded by the coding sequence ATGTTTAAAACGAAGATCATACCGATACTTTTACTTCTGCTGCTGGGAGGCTGCGGCACTTCCAGCTACTATGTCCTCTCCACTGCGCCGCAGCCCACCACGACTTACAGCCATATCAGGGGTGCTATCGGTGTGGAGAAGGTTAGCGTACCCAAGTACCTTTTCAAACGGGAGATAGCGGTGGCCAAATCGAACAGCCAGGTCACTTTCATCAGCGGCGCAAACTGGGCGGAAGATGTTGATGAAGGACTGACGCAGAGGCTCATCGGTTATTTGCAGAAAAAGTTCAACAAGCCTGAAGTCTACAGCTACCCCTGGGGAGTCAGCTCTCAGCCCAGGATCAAGGTCAAAGTACAGATCTCCCGTTTCATCGCACAGGGGGACAGGGTCTATCTCGATGCCTCCATCCGGCTGGAGAATATGCAGACCAGCAAACGCAAAGCAAAACTCTTCAGTACAAGTGTGCCTTCAGGGAGCAGTGCTGCTAGTATCGTTGCAGCAATGGACAAAGCCTTCGATCAGCTTGAAGAGCAGGTGGCATTGGGTATCAGAGCATTATTTATTCCGCATAATTAG